In the genome of Pseudomonas putida, one region contains:
- a CDS encoding sensor histidine kinase, whose product MPDRHSLFWKLAILLVGFCLLMIGLSYTWGRHMETRNAFLDAPAQAQLLGYAAEAEQAWRHGGRAGVDHWLAGMRQRESGWVNVLDAKLRPLGSATLSTDEIQRLTRLRGVDWPMSRRSVTQPWLRLPFPEAPEQGMLVIELPQRLNPGQYLLFWQVLTNGVIPGLFTLLLCIGLYRMLIVPLNQLREQANAWRADQLSARLDSRTVGRHDELGELARAFDQMAERLQESVAMQQQMLRDLSHEMRTPLSRLRVACDGETDHQCLRERLTREIDCMQQLVENTLQLAWQDAERAPMNLEPIQIQALWDMLAEDACYESGWALERLRCELPAQCWVQGNLNHLAQALENMLRNAIRHSPEHGLVRLGGHREGSYWRLWLEDQGGGVDEADLDRIFAPFSRLDGSRPGDGGFGLGLSIARSAIQRQGGTVWAENGKRGLRLCMRLPGHAVHDHSDAPVIQAAASASL is encoded by the coding sequence GTGCCCGATCGTCATTCGCTGTTCTGGAAGCTCGCCATTCTGCTGGTGGGCTTTTGCCTGTTGATGATCGGCCTGAGCTACACCTGGGGTCGGCACATGGAAACCCGCAATGCCTTCCTCGACGCACCGGCCCAGGCGCAGTTGCTCGGTTACGCCGCCGAGGCCGAGCAGGCCTGGCGCCACGGGGGCAGGGCAGGGGTGGACCACTGGCTGGCCGGCATGCGCCAGCGTGAGTCTGGCTGGGTGAATGTGCTCGATGCCAAGCTGCGCCCTTTGGGCAGCGCCACGCTGTCTACCGATGAAATCCAGCGATTGACGCGCCTGCGCGGGGTCGATTGGCCCATGAGCCGGCGCAGCGTCACTCAGCCTTGGCTGCGGCTGCCGTTTCCCGAGGCGCCGGAGCAGGGCATGTTGGTGATCGAGCTGCCGCAACGGCTGAACCCCGGACAGTACCTGCTGTTCTGGCAGGTACTGACCAATGGTGTGATTCCAGGCCTGTTCACCTTGTTGCTCTGCATTGGCCTGTATCGGATGTTGATCGTGCCGCTGAACCAGCTGCGCGAACAGGCCAACGCCTGGCGCGCCGACCAACTGTCGGCACGCCTGGATTCGCGCACTGTCGGCCGGCATGACGAGCTGGGCGAACTGGCCAGGGCGTTCGACCAGATGGCCGAGCGACTGCAGGAAAGCGTGGCCATGCAGCAGCAGATGCTGCGCGACCTCTCCCATGAAATGCGCACGCCCTTGAGTCGCCTGCGCGTAGCCTGCGACGGCGAGACCGATCACCAGTGCCTGCGCGAGCGGCTGACGCGGGAAATCGACTGTATGCAGCAACTGGTCGAAAACACGCTGCAACTGGCCTGGCAGGATGCCGAGCGGGCGCCTATGAACCTTGAGCCGATCCAGATTCAGGCCCTGTGGGACATGCTCGCCGAGGACGCCTGCTATGAAAGCGGTTGGGCGCTTGAGCGTCTGCGCTGTGAGTTGCCCGCTCAGTGCTGGGTGCAAGGCAATCTCAACCATCTGGCCCAGGCGCTCGAGAACATGCTGCGCAATGCGATCCGCCATTCGCCCGAACATGGCCTGGTGCGCCTGGGGGGCCACCGCGAAGGTAGCTACTGGCGGTTATGGCTGGAAGATCAGGGAGGAGGCGTGGACGAGGCGGACCTTGACCGGATCTTCGCGCCGTTCTCCCGCCTGGACGGATCCCGCCCCGGAGACGGTGGCTTCGGTCTCGGTCTGAGCATCGCCCGTAGCGCGATCCAGCGTCAGGGCGGCACCGTGTGGGCCGAAAACGGCAAGCGAGGGCTGCGTCTGTGCATGCGTTTGCCGGGGCATGCAGTGCATGATCACAGCGATGCCCCGGTCATTCAGGCAGCAGCCAGCGCGAGCTTATAG